The Sesamum indicum cultivar Zhongzhi No. 13 linkage group LG1, S_indicum_v1.0, whole genome shotgun sequence genome includes a window with the following:
- the LOC105165789 gene encoding protein BASIC PENTACYSTEINE2-like: MDGNGNMNLRNWGFLEPPTTTLKSHLGLQLMSSMAEKPLFGGGGVRDHQHTHPSSVMASTNGGPFHHHRVGGISEAHFPMDYWMNQNRDKYLNVLSGNQHHAYYQSSYGVSPETSSAHSIQMPQQMNLPKNDNVICEMEEVCEERDNGGGGGGSGGAVAKKRGGGKVPKSPPKEKKPRTRTPRVQRDESAPSVHRARTPKKRAEIVINGVSMDISEIPIPVCSCTGTPQQCYRWGSGGWQSACCTTGVSVYPLPMSSKRRGARIAGRKMSIGAFKKVLEKLASEGYNFSNPIDLRSYWAKHGTNKFVTIR; encoded by the coding sequence ATGGATGGAAATGGAAATATGAATCTGAGGAACTGGGGTTTCCTTGAACCCCCAACAACTACACTTAAGAGCCATCTGGGCCTTCAGCTAATGTCCTCCATGGCTGAGAAGCCCCTttttggtggtggtggagttCGTGATCACCAGCACACCCACCCGTCATCCGTAATGGCCTCTACTAATGGCGGACCGTTCCATCACCATCGTGTTGGCGGCATTTCGGAAGCCCACTTTCCGATGGACTATTGGATGAATCAAAACAGGGACAAGTACCTCAACGTTTTATCTGGAAATCAACACCATGCTTATTATCAGTCAAGTTATGGTGTTTCGCCGGAGACTTCATCTGCTCATTCTATCCAAATGCCCCAGCAAAtgaatttaccaaaaaatgaCAATGTGATCTGTGAAATGGAAGAAGTGTGTGAAGAAAGAGAtaatggtggtggtggtggtggcagTGGTGGTGCGGTGGCAAAGAAGAGAGGTGGTGGTAAAGTCCCAAAGTCTCCCCCGAAAGAGAAGAAACCGAGGACTAGGACTCCTAGGGTGCAAAGGGATGAGTCTGCTCCTTCAGTTCATCGCGCAAGGACTCCCAAGAAACGGGcggaaattgtaattaatggAGTTAGTATGGATATTTCAGAAATTCCTATTCCAGTTTGCTCGTGCACGGGGACACCACAACAATGTTATAGATGGGGATCTGGTGGTTGGCAGTCTGCTTGCTGTACAACTGGGGTGTCTGTTTATCCCTTGCCTATGAGCTCGAAGAGACGGGGTGCAAGGATAGCGGGACGGAAGATGAGTATTGGAGCTTTTAAGAAGGTCTTGGAGAAACTTGCATCCGAAGGTTATAATTTCTCTAACCCAATTGATCTAAGGAGTTACTGGGCGAA